The Terriglobia bacterium genome has a segment encoding these proteins:
- a CDS encoding NupC/NupG family nucleoside CNT transporter, giving the protein MGRLAGLFGIAAILALAWLFSTDRKAIRLKTVAWGLGLQFTFAVFVLRFEPGRLLFQKAGDAVNRLLSFAFVGSEFVFGELGRKGSSLGFYFAFQVLPTIIFIAAFFALLYHLGVMQLLIRAAAWVMTRVMGASGAESLNVAASIFMGQTEAPLTIRPFLEKLTKSELMCVMTSGMAHVSGGIMAAYIAFGIEPKHLLSAVIMTAPGTLLMSKMLVPETEKPLTAGRVEMPPMEKEANSLGALARGTSDGLHLAINVGAMLISFLAMLALVNFLIGGAHTWLAGHGMAWFPASLQQIFGWVFAPVAWLIGIPWHEAAAIGNLLGTRMVVNELVAFQQLSTMRGALDPRSFTIATFALCGFANFSSIGIQIGGIGALAPGQRGQLARFGIRAMLAGTMANLLSAAIVGMLL; this is encoded by the coding sequence ATGGGAAGACTGGCAGGGCTGTTCGGGATCGCCGCAATCCTCGCGCTTGCCTGGCTCTTTTCCACCGACCGCAAGGCCATCCGGCTGAAGACCGTGGCCTGGGGGCTCGGCCTGCAGTTCACCTTCGCCGTTTTCGTCCTGCGCTTCGAGCCGGGACGTCTCCTGTTCCAGAAAGCGGGCGACGCCGTCAACCGCCTGCTGAGCTTCGCCTTCGTGGGCTCGGAGTTCGTCTTCGGCGAACTGGGCCGCAAAGGCTCCTCGCTCGGTTTCTACTTCGCCTTCCAGGTCCTGCCCACGATCATCTTCATCGCCGCCTTCTTCGCCCTGCTCTATCATCTCGGCGTGATGCAGTTGCTCATCCGCGCTGCCGCCTGGGTCATGACCCGGGTCATGGGCGCCAGCGGCGCGGAATCCCTGAACGTCGCCGCCAGCATCTTCATGGGCCAGACCGAAGCCCCGCTCACCATCCGCCCCTTTCTCGAAAAGCTCACCAAGTCCGAGCTCATGTGCGTGATGACCAGCGGCATGGCTCACGTCTCCGGCGGCATCATGGCCGCCTACATCGCCTTCGGCATCGAGCCCAAGCACCTGCTCTCCGCCGTGATCATGACCGCGCCGGGCACGCTGCTCATGTCCAAGATGCTCGTTCCCGAAACCGAGAAGCCGCTCACCGCCGGGCGCGTGGAGATGCCGCCCATGGAAAAGGAAGCCAACTCCCTCGGCGCGCTGGCCCGCGGCACCAGCGACGGCCTGCACCTGGCCATCAACGTCGGCGCCATGCTCATCTCCTTCCTCGCCATGCTGGCCCTCGTCAATTTCCTCATCGGCGGCGCGCACACCTGGCTCGCCGGCCACGGCATGGCCTGGTTCCCCGCGAGCCTGCAGCAGATCTTCGGCTGGGTCTTTGCGCCCGTGGCCTGGCTCATCGGCATCCCCTGGCACGAGGCCGCGGCCATCGGCAATCTGCTGGGCACGCGCATGGTGGTCAACGAACTGGTGGCCTTCCAGCAGCTCAGCACGATGCGCGGCGCGCTTGATCCGCGCTCCTTCACCATCGCCACCTTCGCCCTCTGCGGCTTTGCCAACTTCAGCTCCATCGGCATCCAGATCGGCGGCATTGGCGCCCTGGCACCCGGCCAGCGCGGGCAGCTCGCCCGCTTCGGCATTCGCGCCATGCTTGCCGGAACCATGGCCAATCTCCTCTCCGCCGCCATCGTGGGGATGCTGCTGTGA
- a CDS encoding thymidine phosphorylase — protein sequence MRAVDLIRKKRDSGEHSREEIGFLITAYTRGEIPDYQMAAWLMAAWLRGLSRAETAALTEAMLHSGEVVDFSDLPAGKVDKHSTGGVGDKTSLILAPIVAAGGLYVPMISGRGLGHTGGTLDKLESIPGFNVNLSLADFRRVLRECGMALIGQTAEIAPADKKIYALRDVTATVENLGLICASIMSKKLAEGLDALVLDVKTGSGAFLRQEEDSVRLAELMVEAGRGMGKKVVALITDMNQPLGRMAGHSVEVIESLEVLSGRGPADLRALSLELSAWMFFLGERTPSLDEGRRLAEEMIASGKAKDKFRECIHRQGGDARVVDEPDRLPKAALRAQIPSPASGYLVATKCAQFGTALAVLGGGREKKEDSIDHAVGLEFHKRIGDRVAAGDALLTIHYNDQRRLAAAQELLADSCEIAAQPPQEIPKLVKRLIGA from the coding sequence ATGCGTGCCGTCGACCTGATCCGCAAGAAACGCGACTCCGGGGAACATTCCCGCGAAGAGATCGGTTTTCTCATCACCGCCTATACCCGCGGCGAAATCCCCGACTATCAGATGGCCGCCTGGCTCATGGCCGCGTGGCTGCGCGGGTTGTCCCGTGCCGAAACCGCCGCGCTCACCGAAGCCATGTTGCATTCCGGCGAGGTTGTGGACTTCTCCGATCTCCCCGCCGGGAAAGTGGACAAGCATTCCACCGGCGGCGTCGGCGACAAGACCTCGCTCATCCTCGCTCCGATCGTCGCGGCCGGCGGCCTCTACGTGCCCATGATCAGCGGCCGCGGCCTGGGCCACACCGGCGGCACGCTCGACAAACTCGAATCCATTCCGGGCTTCAACGTGAATCTTTCGCTCGCCGACTTCCGCCGCGTCCTCCGCGAATGCGGCATGGCCCTGATCGGCCAGACCGCGGAGATCGCTCCAGCCGACAAAAAAATCTACGCCTTGCGCGACGTCACCGCCACCGTCGAAAATCTCGGCCTCATCTGCGCCTCCATCATGAGCAAGAAGCTTGCCGAGGGCCTGGACGCCTTGGTCCTGGACGTCAAGACCGGCTCCGGCGCTTTTCTGCGCCAGGAAGAAGATTCCGTGCGTCTGGCCGAGCTCATGGTGGAGGCCGGCCGGGGCATGGGCAAAAAAGTCGTGGCCCTCATCACCGATATGAACCAGCCGCTGGGCCGCATGGCCGGCCATTCCGTCGAAGTGATCGAGTCCCTCGAGGTCCTCAGCGGACGGGGCCCCGCCGATCTTCGGGCGCTCAGCCTTGAGCTTTCCGCCTGGATGTTTTTCCTCGGCGAACGCACCCCCAGCCTGGACGAAGGCCGCCGTCTTGCCGAAGAGATGATCGCCAGCGGGAAGGCCAAGGACAAATTCCGGGAGTGCATCCACCGGCAGGGCGGCGACGCGCGCGTCGTGGACGAGCCGGACCGCCTGCCCAAGGCCGCACTCCGCGCACAGATCCCCAGCCCCGCGTCCGGCTACCTGGTGGCCACGAAGTGCGCGCAGTTCGGCACTGCACTGGCCGTGCTCGGCGGCGGCCGCGAGAAGAAAGAAGACTCGATCGACCACGCCGTGGGCCTGGAATTTCACAAGCGCATCGGCGATCGCGTCGCCGCGGGCGACGCCCTGCTCACGATCCATTACAATGACCAGCGCCGCCTGGCCGCGGCGCAGGAACTGCTCGCGGACAGCTGCGAGATCGCCGCGCAACCGCCGCAGGAAATTCCAAAGCTGGTGAAACGCCTGATCGGCGCCTGA
- a CDS encoding PilZ domain-containing protein: MSQHDAKNGGITAERERRQKARREQLLYLELGPENGGVVLDVSEGGIRFQAVSPLQEGARVHFRVDLDETRHVEGYGQLVWTDETGRIAGLSFTELSDTARRQIRGYLQQPAGTRVAASEDVEKPRGNEVERLAVPEFLLESRPPSNPWLDPENVARAVRAMLLVTLVATLGVALFVGRRELGGALASLGGTIAEKARDLRTTVGKASARAARPALVTSSGNSKRATDKPPAKVAPPVTSGNAGSIVAAAAPAPPFAPAPADAGEAEVTAAQQILRRGKEMGNPAEAVGLLWAAVEKGNTRAELLLADLYVQGLGVAKNCDQARVLLTAASKKYKEARQQLALLGASGCP, from the coding sequence ATGAGCCAGCACGACGCAAAGAACGGAGGGATCACGGCCGAGCGGGAGCGCCGCCAGAAGGCGAGGCGCGAGCAACTCCTGTACCTGGAGCTGGGGCCGGAAAACGGGGGCGTGGTGCTGGATGTCTCCGAGGGCGGCATCCGCTTTCAGGCGGTGAGCCCGCTTCAGGAAGGCGCCCGCGTGCATTTCCGGGTCGACCTGGATGAGACGCGGCACGTGGAAGGATACGGCCAACTGGTGTGGACGGACGAAACCGGGAGAATCGCCGGGCTCAGCTTCACGGAGTTGTCGGACACCGCCCGCAGGCAGATCCGGGGATACCTGCAGCAGCCGGCCGGTACGCGGGTGGCCGCAAGTGAGGACGTCGAGAAACCGCGCGGAAATGAAGTCGAGCGCTTGGCGGTGCCGGAATTTCTGCTGGAGAGCCGGCCGCCGAGCAACCCCTGGCTCGATCCTGAGAACGTGGCCAGGGCGGTCCGCGCCATGCTGCTGGTAACGCTGGTGGCGACACTGGGAGTGGCGCTGTTCGTGGGCCGCCGCGAGCTCGGCGGGGCACTCGCCTCGCTCGGCGGAACGATTGCCGAAAAGGCCAGGGATCTGCGAACAACGGTGGGGAAAGCATCAGCGCGCGCAGCGCGTCCGGCGCTGGTCACGAGCTCCGGAAACAGCAAGCGCGCTACCGATAAGCCGCCCGCAAAGGTGGCGCCCCCCGTCACGTCCGGGAATGCAGGAAGCATCGTAGCAGCGGCGGCACCCGCTCCTCCCTTCGCTCCTGCCCCTGCGGACGCTGGGGAAGCGGAAGTCACGGCCGCGCAGCAGATTCTGCGCCGGGGAAAAGAGATGGGCAATCCCGCGGAGGCGGTGGGGCTGCTGTGGGCCGCAGTCGAGAAAGGCAATACGCGCGCGGAACTGCTGTTGGCCGACCTGTATGTGCAGGGCTTGGGCGTGGCGAAGAATTGCGACCAGGCCCGGGTGCTGCTCACAGCGGCGTCGAAAAAATATAAGGAAGCGCGGCAACAGCTGGCGCTGCTGGGCGCTTCCGGCTGCCCTTAG
- a CDS encoding MBL fold metallo-hydrolase: MTDLSLGERAKPFSRRTFLAGTSWCAAAYALARLIPTPALAASLAADARVAQAPLVDKGFAAVRKIGEGLYATISDGSKGAQTMCNGGFLAGKDGALLIEGYASTAGAAFQLEALRMVSQAPVHAALNTHYHFDHSLGNAFYGGQNIPLWGHAQTASRIASSYIPLQGTDRAAVLAPLEKRAKEAKSETERQHAQSDVRTMGSVFDILQNAVLAVPNHPLDPAKLPLTVDLGGVRAVLESFPGHSGTDIIVSVPEQNVVYAGDLLFHGMYPVCFDEKATVSGWRATLKTFASYSKETLFVPGHGQICGQDGIQQLRDIFDDLSEQAEKLYQAGVPAEAAAHLYTPPEKFKSLGIFAWGFTIGPAITKLYEEWQGKKA, encoded by the coding sequence ATGACCGATCTTTCCCTTGGGGAGCGCGCCAAGCCGTTTTCGCGGCGGACTTTTCTGGCCGGGACATCGTGGTGCGCGGCGGCCTACGCGCTGGCGCGGCTGATCCCCACGCCGGCGCTGGCGGCATCGCTGGCCGCGGATGCGCGGGTGGCGCAGGCGCCGCTGGTGGACAAGGGCTTTGCGGCCGTGCGCAAGATCGGCGAGGGACTGTACGCGACGATCTCCGACGGGTCCAAGGGCGCGCAAACGATGTGCAACGGCGGCTTCCTCGCGGGGAAGGACGGGGCGCTGCTGATCGAGGGCTATGCCAGCACGGCGGGCGCGGCGTTCCAGTTGGAGGCCCTGCGCATGGTGAGCCAGGCTCCGGTGCACGCGGCGCTGAACACCCATTATCACTTCGACCATTCGCTGGGCAACGCCTTCTACGGCGGACAGAATATCCCGCTCTGGGGACACGCCCAGACAGCCAGCCGGATCGCCTCGAGCTACATTCCACTGCAGGGAACGGACCGTGCGGCGGTGCTGGCTCCTCTGGAGAAGCGCGCGAAGGAAGCGAAGTCGGAGACCGAACGGCAGCATGCGCAGAGCGACGTGCGCACCATGGGCTCGGTTTTCGATATTCTGCAGAACGCCGTGCTGGCGGTGCCCAATCACCCCCTGGACCCCGCAAAGCTGCCCTTGACGGTGGACCTGGGCGGAGTGCGGGCCGTGCTGGAGAGTTTCCCGGGGCATTCGGGCACCGACATCATCGTGAGCGTGCCGGAGCAGAACGTGGTGTACGCGGGCGACCTGCTCTTCCACGGCATGTATCCGGTGTGCTTCGATGAAAAAGCCACGGTTTCCGGCTGGCGCGCGACGCTGAAGACCTTCGCGTCCTACAGCAAGGAGACGCTCTTCGTGCCGGGACACGGGCAGATTTGCGGGCAGGATGGGATCCAGCAGTTGCGCGACATTTTTGATGACCTCTCGGAGCAGGCGGAGAAGCTGTACCAGGCGGGGGTGCCGGCGGAAGCGGCGGCGCACCTCTACACCCCGCCGGAAAAATTCAAGAGCCTGGGGATTTTTGCGTGGGGCTTCACCATCGGCCCGGCGATCACCAAGCTGTACGAGGAGTGGCAGGGCAAAAAAGCCTGA
- a CDS encoding inositol monophosphatase: protein MSKNYLEAAVEIAREAGKVLREEYARPPDIAYKGDFDLVTQADRRAEEVIVTRLHKYFPEHGIAAEEGSGRESASEFCWHVDPLDGTTNFAHGYPCFAVSIALAQGDALLAGVVYNPIYDELFAAARGAGATFNGQPMRVSKNATLATSLLCTGFPNHKRQAHPNIHYYWDFTLRSHGVRRDGSAALDLACVAAGRFDAFWEFGLKPWDTAAGVLLVEEAGGKISDLAGEPYRLGGRSILASNTLVHAEMQRVAADIARRYPAAPLQR from the coding sequence ATGTCTAAGAACTATCTCGAAGCCGCCGTCGAAATCGCCCGGGAAGCCGGGAAGGTCCTGCGCGAGGAGTACGCGCGTCCCCCGGACATCGCCTACAAGGGCGATTTTGACCTGGTGACGCAAGCCGACCGGCGCGCCGAGGAGGTCATCGTCACGCGCCTGCACAAATATTTTCCGGAACACGGCATCGCCGCGGAAGAGGGCAGCGGGCGCGAGAGCGCTTCGGAATTCTGCTGGCACGTCGACCCGCTCGACGGCACCACGAATTTCGCCCACGGCTACCCCTGCTTCGCCGTCTCCATTGCCCTCGCGCAGGGCGACGCGCTCCTCGCCGGCGTGGTCTACAACCCCATCTACGACGAACTCTTCGCCGCCGCGCGCGGCGCAGGCGCCACCTTCAACGGCCAACCCATGCGCGTTTCCAAGAACGCCACCCTGGCCACCAGCCTGCTCTGCACGGGCTTTCCCAACCACAAGCGCCAGGCCCATCCCAACATCCACTACTACTGGGATTTCACGCTGCGCTCCCACGGCGTGCGCCGCGACGGCTCCGCCGCGCTCGATCTGGCCTGCGTGGCCGCCGGGCGCTTCGACGCGTTCTGGGAGTTCGGCCTGAAGCCCTGGGACACCGCTGCCGGAGTGCTGCTCGTCGAAGAGGCCGGCGGAAAGATCAGCGACCTCGCCGGGGAGCCCTACCGCCTCGGCGGCCGCTCCATCCTCGCCAGCAATACCCTGGTGCACGCCGAAATGCAGCGCGTCGCCGCCGACATCGCCCGCCGCTACCCCGCGGCCCCGCTCCAGCGCTGA
- a CDS encoding VWA domain-containing protein, giving the protein MRLPSRRFPFFFGLLLLAAAATLLPLSLLRGAEPRAARGRADAALQQERGRIRVQVDLVNVLVSVSDARHRPVPDLTRGAFVIEEEGVPQKIEVFESETQQPLDLVLMIDSSLSAQKEMAAEREAAARFIRQVLRTSDQMALYEFDETVTQLVPFTNDVARLQSAVRRVSEGAGTSIYDAVLLGARALERRGDERRRVIILVTDAGETTSHSDFDTARKEAVRSGALLYTIVIRSIRGESGRNTAGEHALETITDTTGGALFFPDSSQDLDAIFERIDRELRTQYRLAYYPKPRGPAGSFRTIEVKVQGDYEVRHRKGYFTAPE; this is encoded by the coding sequence ATGCGACTCCCGTCCCGGCGTTTTCCATTTTTCTTCGGCCTGCTGCTCCTCGCGGCCGCGGCCACGCTTCTTCCCTTGTCTCTCCTGCGCGGCGCCGAGCCCCGCGCGGCGCGGGGCCGCGCCGACGCAGCCTTGCAGCAGGAACGAGGCCGCATCCGCGTGCAGGTCGACCTGGTCAACGTCCTCGTCAGCGTCTCCGACGCCCGTCACCGCCCGGTGCCCGATCTGACCCGCGGCGCCTTTGTCATCGAAGAAGAGGGCGTGCCGCAGAAGATCGAGGTCTTCGAATCCGAAACCCAGCAGCCCCTCGATCTCGTTTTGATGATCGATTCCAGCCTCAGCGCGCAGAAGGAGATGGCTGCCGAGCGCGAAGCCGCTGCGCGCTTCATCCGCCAGGTCCTGCGCACGAGCGACCAAATGGCCCTCTACGAATTTGACGAAACGGTCACGCAGCTGGTGCCCTTCACCAACGACGTGGCGCGATTGCAGAGCGCCGTCCGCCGCGTCTCCGAGGGCGCCGGCACCTCAATCTATGACGCCGTGCTGCTCGGCGCCCGGGCCCTCGAGCGCCGCGGCGACGAGCGCCGCCGCGTCATCATCCTGGTCACCGACGCCGGGGAAACTACCAGCCACTCCGATTTCGACACCGCGCGCAAGGAGGCCGTGCGCTCCGGCGCGCTCCTCTACACCATCGTCATCCGCTCCATCCGGGGCGAGAGCGGCCGCAATACCGCCGGCGAACACGCCCTGGAGACCATTACCGACACCACCGGCGGCGCCCTGTTTTTTCCGGATTCCTCGCAGGACCTCGACGCCATCTTCGAGCGCATCGACCGCGAGCTGCGCACCCAGTACCGCCTGGCCTACTACCCGAAGCCGCGCGGCCCCGCCGGCTCCTTCCGCACCATCGAAGTCAAAGTCCAGGGCGACTACGAAGTCCGGCACCGCAAAGGCTATTTCACCGCACCGGAATAG
- a CDS encoding molybdenum cofactor biosynthesis protein MoaE, with protein sequence MSNAQDLIRLVREPIEPLALIAHVRAPGDGAVATFDGCVRNNSRGRATLYLEYEGYEAMALAKMREIAAEMHSRLAIDRVAIVHRLGKLEIGETSVFIAVSAPHRGPAFEACRLAIDTLKKTVPIWKKEFFADGAVWADGEMPPTPPATPPPPPESHS encoded by the coding sequence ATGAGCAACGCCCAGGACCTCATCCGGCTCGTCCGCGAGCCCATCGAGCCGCTGGCTCTCATCGCCCACGTGCGCGCCCCCGGCGACGGGGCCGTGGCCACCTTCGACGGCTGCGTGCGCAACAACTCCCGCGGGCGCGCCACGCTCTATCTCGAATACGAGGGCTACGAGGCCATGGCCCTGGCCAAGATGCGCGAGATCGCCGCCGAGATGCACTCCCGCTTGGCCATCGACCGCGTGGCCATCGTGCACCGCCTGGGAAAGCTGGAGATCGGCGAGACCAGCGTCTTCATTGCCGTCAGTGCTCCGCACCGCGGCCCGGCCTTCGAGGCCTGCCGCTTGGCCATCGACACCCTCAAGAAAACCGTGCCCATCTGGAAAAAGGAGTTCTTCGCGGACGGCGCCGTCTGGGCCGACGGCGAAATGCCTCCCACCCCCCCGGCAACCCCGCCGCCTCCGCCGGAGTCTCACTCCTAG